In Pseudobacter ginsenosidimutans, the following are encoded in one genomic region:
- a CDS encoding 3-hydroxyacyl-CoA dehydrogenase/enoyl-CoA hydratase family protein: MSNRIIRKVAVLGSGVMGSRIACHFAGAGLQVLLLDMLAKGAEESTKPGERNKLVNDALQAALKSNPSPVFTKDVAKRISTGNFTDNMKDIGGYDWVIEVVVERLDIKQQIFTEVEKYRKPGTLITSNTSGIPIHLMAEGRSEDFKKHFCGTHFFNPPRYLRLLEIIPTPYTDPAVIDFLLHYGDLQLGKTTVLAKDTPAFIANRIGVYGIMAIFGLVEKMKLSIDEIDALTGPIIGRPKSATFRTADIVGIDTLVKVAKGVAENCPNDEQRAAFTIPAWLDKMVANNWLGDKTGQGFFSKRKGAGGEKEIYTLNLETFEYEPRKKPKFATVEAAKPIDDLKTRLKALVTGMDKAGDFYRHFHYGLFSYISHRIPEISDDIYRVDDAMMAGFGWEIGAFESWDVLGVANSVKKMKEAGYTLAPWVDEMLASGASSFYKVENGRRLYYDIPTKSYKALPGGEAFLVMKNFENQTVWKNSSCRTYHLGDNVLGLEWSTKMNSIGGEVLEGIQKSIALAESGYKGLVIANDGPNFSAGANVGMIFMLAIEQEYDELDMAIRLFQQTMMRARYSAIPVVVAPHALTLGGACELSLHSDKVCAAAETYIGLVELGVGLIPGGGGTKEFALRAADEMHEDEPDSITLKNRFLTIATAKVATSAAEAYDLGILRKGHDEIVMNQGRRIAEAKKSVIEIYDSGYTMPVARTDVKVLGRSALGALYAGINGMWRAGYATDHDVTVAKKLAYVMCGGDLSEQSLVSEQYLLDLEREAFLSLCGEKKSLERIQSVLKGGKPIRN, from the coding sequence ATGTCCAATCGCATCATCAGAAAGGTTGCAGTACTTGGGAGCGGTGTAATGGGATCGAGGATCGCCTGCCATTTTGCAGGCGCAGGCTTACAGGTACTCTTGTTAGATATGTTGGCAAAAGGAGCAGAAGAAAGTACCAAACCCGGCGAAAGGAACAAACTGGTAAACGACGCATTGCAGGCCGCACTCAAAAGCAATCCATCTCCCGTTTTTACCAAAGATGTAGCCAAACGCATCAGCACCGGCAACTTCACAGACAATATGAAGGATATCGGGGGCTACGACTGGGTGATCGAAGTAGTGGTGGAACGCCTGGACATCAAGCAGCAGATCTTTACAGAAGTGGAGAAATACCGTAAGCCCGGTACCCTCATCACCTCCAACACTTCAGGCATTCCCATTCACCTGATGGCGGAAGGCAGAAGTGAAGATTTCAAAAAACATTTCTGCGGTACACACTTCTTCAATCCACCGCGTTACCTGCGTCTCCTCGAGATCATCCCTACTCCATATACAGATCCTGCCGTTATCGATTTCCTTTTACACTATGGAGATCTTCAACTCGGCAAAACCACTGTACTGGCCAAGGATACGCCAGCCTTCATCGCCAACCGCATCGGCGTGTACGGCATTATGGCCATCTTCGGACTGGTGGAGAAAATGAAACTGAGCATCGATGAAATCGATGCACTCACCGGCCCCATCATCGGCCGTCCGAAATCCGCTACCTTCAGAACCGCTGATATAGTGGGTATCGATACGCTGGTGAAAGTTGCCAAAGGCGTGGCAGAGAATTGTCCAAATGATGAACAGCGGGCCGCATTCACTATCCCAGCCTGGCTGGATAAAATGGTAGCCAATAACTGGCTCGGCGATAAGACCGGACAAGGCTTTTTCTCCAAAAGGAAAGGCGCCGGGGGTGAAAAAGAGATCTACACACTCAATCTCGAAACATTCGAATACGAGCCACGCAAGAAACCAAAGTTCGCAACGGTGGAAGCTGCAAAGCCCATCGATGATCTGAAGACCAGGCTGAAAGCGCTGGTAACAGGAATGGACAAGGCAGGTGATTTCTATCGTCACTTTCATTATGGCTTGTTTTCCTATATCTCACACCGCATTCCCGAGATCAGCGATGATATCTATCGCGTGGATGACGCCATGATGGCGGGTTTCGGCTGGGAGATCGGTGCCTTTGAAAGCTGGGACGTACTGGGCGTTGCCAACAGCGTGAAGAAAATGAAAGAAGCCGGCTACACCCTGGCCCCCTGGGTAGATGAAATGCTCGCCTCCGGCGCCAGCTCCTTCTACAAAGTGGAGAACGGACGCAGGCTCTACTACGATATTCCTACCAAATCATACAAAGCATTACCCGGCGGCGAAGCCTTCCTGGTGATGAAGAACTTCGAGAACCAGACCGTTTGGAAAAACAGCTCATGCCGCACCTATCATTTAGGTGATAATGTTCTCGGACTGGAATGGAGTACCAAGATGAACAGCATTGGCGGTGAAGTGCTCGAAGGAATTCAAAAATCCATTGCACTCGCAGAATCAGGCTACAAGGGCCTGGTGATCGCGAATGACGGCCCTAATTTCAGTGCCGGCGCAAATGTTGGCATGATTTTCATGCTTGCGATAGAGCAGGAATACGACGAGCTGGATATGGCCATCCGCCTCTTCCAGCAAACGATGATGCGGGCGCGCTATTCAGCCATTCCGGTTGTTGTAGCCCCACATGCACTCACCCTCGGCGGAGCCTGCGAACTGAGCCTGCATTCAGACAAGGTATGCGCTGCTGCAGAAACTTATATCGGTCTCGTGGAACTGGGCGTGGGCCTCATTCCCGGTGGCGGTGGCACCAAGGAGTTCGCACTGCGGGCAGCAGATGAAATGCATGAAGACGAACCCGACAGCATCACCCTCAAGAACAGGTTCCTCACCATCGCAACGGCCAAAGTGGCTACTTCCGCTGCCGAAGCCTATGATCTGGGAATCCTGCGCAAAGGACATGATGAGATAGTAATGAACCAGGGAAGAAGGATCGCAGAAGCAAAGAAAAGCGTCATTGAAATATACGATAGCGGTTATACCATGCCGGTAGCTCGCACAGACGTGAAAGTCCTCGGCCGTTCAGCGCTCGGCGCACTCTACGCCGGAATCAACGGCATGTGGCGCGCCGGCTACGCAACCGACCACGATGTTACCGTAGCCAAAAAACTGGCCTACGTAATGTGCGGCGGCGACCTGAGCGAGCAATCCCTCGTAAGCGAGCAATACCTGCTCGACCTCGAAAGGGAAGCCTTCCTCAGCCTCTGCGGCGAGAAGAAATCACTCGAAAGAATTCAAAGCGTATTAAAGGGCGGCAAACCCATTCGCAACTAG
- a CDS encoding AsmA family protein — translation MTFIKLGKKFLKITGIIIGSLVILLALFYWWFIHHAERAIEDVVYLQSHGKLKVEIGKIKYNYGRKLSIQNISFYTADSTDEKMGYNFQIRQLHLTVRSVRSLIFDKQLLIDSILVQSPDITITRLQKSEERHMSLPEEMGKIYESIEKALQVLEISRFQIDNAQFTLLDKTAPQLQPLTIGRLHFHIDNFKVDTSAHRQRDKFLFSDNVVLSSDHQSFMLPDGNHHIAYKNFNINIRNRLVELDSCTITAYRHHGSLPVFKMFVDTMMLTNVDFLALSRQGLIRADSVYLVNSDIRLNIEEDSIAPRRKNKKPLNIQHVLSGIASDMQLAYIGVKNSSVNVTTSKGHQTNTFSSSRNNFELYNVIVDTRAEKPISVEQFLMAIRNYDGYGKDSAYRLQFDSIRFTNNTVRLDNFSITTTPGARVPAIRNYRIPLFELKGLSWQDLLFHRHIAAREAILHKPVLHYEKLPWKDTADRRSIYELFTVLDTIINLRRISMIDGQLDFKLNSNTRIVLNNVNGSVNTDRLLSATSSGFIESSVESLAFSKGNIATKHLLIDMDRAYFEGGSRSLVIRKFNLHHKEQQVRISADDLALQDLLLNDSIHLLRIDHISWKKADVDIEMKQSQNDSAAAPLPLKLFVNGIQLNNTNINFKRGHQLLKTFIRQASAGSIIKETDAPVQLNQVHLRGGPLTFSEPGTAIGISAYDIHESRNSSLDGILVRHHQQKDSVYLNAKSVSFTPFIETASKGPLRINDIVINEPELNMSVYPHVQKTSHKSQRWPDLEMSSLKLLRPAVNIKEYKDSSFTFMQLLPGKLADGLTFTNIRVHHSPHNQLTAATAQWESSQFHIDQSGKDSSRIAAGALSVHFKDILLQQASAMKATALLQHAAIQDFESTNRNKGNSTRADSLSLDNLHFNTAWLKEPEQFFRNSPAMSIHHFTGYHISKSNHLTWQNLRYSNKQKELSLDSFSYTPVASREEYIAAHPFQTDYIQAKTGAVKIKNIEPRMYFNDSTLFISTVSIQHPRIEVFRDKRPPFQHGIYKPLPTGLIQKIPFLFSIDTIQVHDLTAQYSELSAKTEQTGVVLFTHIDAAIYPVRNVDMSDTDSLRLRATARFMDKIGIKLNMDESYTDSLKGFFLDVHMSPAHLPMLNSILEPLASIKVRSGELDTMILRAIGRDYVSLGEMQMQYRNLNIQFLKNGIEEKTTFVTRFITWAANHLVLRKHNAKRTGTVYFPRFRDRSIFNYWVKMTLSGAASSVGVKKNRKLLKRYHKALKKNELPAIQYFE, via the coding sequence ATGACCTTTATTAAGCTGGGAAAGAAATTCCTCAAAATAACAGGGATCATTATCGGTTCCCTGGTCATCCTGCTGGCCCTTTTCTACTGGTGGTTCATCCATCATGCGGAAAGGGCCATCGAGGATGTAGTGTACCTGCAAAGTCATGGTAAGTTGAAAGTGGAGATCGGTAAGATCAAATACAACTACGGCAGAAAACTTTCCATTCAAAACATCAGCTTCTATACTGCAGACTCCACAGATGAGAAAATGGGATACAATTTCCAGATCCGTCAGCTTCATCTAACGGTAAGGTCTGTCCGCTCACTCATCTTCGACAAACAACTGCTCATCGATTCCATCCTGGTGCAATCGCCCGATATCACTATCACCCGTTTGCAGAAAAGTGAAGAAAGACATATGTCGCTGCCCGAAGAAATGGGCAAGATCTATGAGTCGATCGAAAAAGCATTGCAGGTACTCGAGATCAGCCGCTTCCAGATCGATAACGCGCAGTTCACCCTGCTGGATAAGACTGCTCCCCAACTGCAACCACTCACCATCGGACGTTTGCATTTTCATATAGACAATTTCAAGGTAGACACTTCCGCTCACCGGCAGCGCGACAAATTCCTGTTCTCAGATAATGTGGTGCTGAGCTCAGACCATCAATCCTTCATGTTGCCGGACGGCAATCACCATATCGCTTACAAGAATTTCAACATCAATATCAGGAACAGGCTGGTAGAACTGGATAGCTGCACCATTACCGCTTACCGGCATCATGGCAGCTTGCCCGTGTTCAAGATGTTTGTGGATACGATGATGCTCACCAATGTCGATTTCCTGGCGTTATCGCGGCAGGGCCTTATCCGCGCAGACTCTGTATACCTGGTGAACAGCGATATCCGGTTGAATATCGAAGAAGACAGTATCGCGCCCCGAAGAAAAAACAAGAAGCCCCTCAATATCCAGCATGTACTCAGTGGCATCGCAAGCGATATGCAACTGGCCTATATCGGCGTGAAGAACTCCAGCGTGAATGTAACCACTTCGAAAGGCCATCAGACCAATACTTTTTCCAGCAGCCGTAACAATTTCGAACTGTATAATGTAATAGTGGATACCAGGGCCGAAAAGCCCATCAGCGTTGAACAATTCCTCATGGCCATCCGCAATTACGATGGTTATGGAAAAGACAGCGCCTACCGGCTGCAATTCGACAGCATCCGTTTCACCAACAACACAGTCCGCCTCGATAATTTTTCTATCACCACCACGCCCGGCGCCCGTGTGCCCGCAATCAGGAATTACCGGATCCCATTATTTGAATTGAAAGGACTAAGCTGGCAGGACCTGCTATTCCACCGCCATATCGCTGCCCGCGAAGCTATATTGCACAAACCTGTGCTGCATTACGAAAAACTCCCCTGGAAAGACACGGCAGACCGGAGGTCCATCTACGAACTGTTCACTGTGCTGGATACCATCATCAACCTTCGGCGCATCAGCATGATTGACGGACAACTTGATTTCAAACTCAACAGCAATACCCGCATTGTACTGAATAACGTCAATGGTTCAGTGAACACAGACCGCCTGTTGAGCGCCACCAGTTCAGGCTTCATCGAAAGCTCCGTTGAAAGCCTCGCCTTCTCCAAAGGCAATATCGCTACCAAACACCTGCTTATAGATATGGACCGCGCCTACTTTGAAGGAGGCAGCCGGTCACTGGTGATCAGGAAATTCAACCTTCATCATAAGGAACAACAGGTACGCATATCCGCAGATGATCTTGCATTGCAGGACCTCTTGCTGAACGACAGTATCCACCTGCTCCGCATAGATCATATCAGCTGGAAGAAAGCTGATGTGGATATCGAAATGAAGCAATCGCAAAACGATAGTGCCGCAGCTCCCCTTCCGCTAAAGCTTTTCGTGAATGGCATACAGCTCAACAATACCAATATTAATTTCAAGCGGGGTCATCAATTGCTCAAGACCTTTATCAGGCAGGCATCCGCAGGCAGTATCATCAAAGAAACGGACGCTCCCGTTCAACTGAACCAGGTGCATCTTAGAGGCGGCCCGCTCACTTTCTCGGAGCCGGGAACCGCCATCGGCATCTCTGCCTATGATATCCATGAAAGCCGCAATTCCAGCCTGGATGGCATACTGGTAAGACATCATCAGCAAAAGGATTCGGTCTACCTGAATGCAAAATCAGTTTCATTCACGCCATTCATCGAAACAGCATCGAAAGGCCCGCTTCGCATCAACGATATAGTGATCAATGAGCCTGAATTGAACATGAGTGTATACCCTCACGTACAGAAAACCTCTCACAAAAGCCAGCGCTGGCCGGATTTGGAAATGAGCTCTCTCAAATTGCTGAGGCCGGCAGTGAACATAAAGGAATATAAAGATTCCAGTTTTACATTTATGCAGCTGCTGCCCGGCAAGTTAGCAGATGGACTAACGTTTACAAATATCCGCGTACACCATTCTCCGCATAATCAACTGACCGCAGCCACAGCTCAATGGGAAAGCAGTCAGTTCCATATCGATCAGTCAGGAAAGGACAGCAGCCGGATCGCTGCCGGAGCACTTAGCGTTCATTTCAAAGACATATTACTCCAGCAGGCTTCAGCTATGAAAGCCACTGCCCTGCTGCAGCATGCAGCCATTCAGGATTTCGAGAGCACAAACAGGAACAAGGGCAATTCAACTCGCGCTGATTCGCTTTCGTTGGATAACCTGCATTTCAATACTGCCTGGCTGAAAGAACCTGAACAATTCTTCAGGAACAGCCCGGCCATGTCCATACATCATTTCACCGGCTATCATATCAGTAAGAGCAACCATTTAACCTGGCAGAACCTGCGCTATAGCAACAAACAGAAAGAGCTCTCCCTGGATTCCTTCAGTTACACGCCTGTGGCAAGCAGGGAAGAATATATTGCAGCCCATCCATTCCAGACCGATTATATCCAGGCAAAGACCGGCGCTGTCAAAATAAAGAATATCGAACCCAGGATGTATTTCAACGACAGTACACTTTTTATTTCAACTGTTTCCATTCAGCATCCCCGTATCGAAGTATTCCGGGATAAACGACCACCCTTTCAGCATGGCATTTATAAGCCATTGCCCACCGGACTGATACAGAAGATCCCGTTCCTGTTTTCCATCGACACCATCCAGGTGCATGACCTCACTGCACAATATTCCGAGCTCAGCGCAAAAACAGAACAAACAGGCGTTGTGCTCTTCACCCATATCGATGCAGCTATTTATCCGGTAAGGAATGTTGACATGAGCGATACCGATAGCCTGCGTTTGCGGGCAACCGCCAGGTTCATGGATAAGATCGGGATCAAACTGAATATGGACGAAAGCTATACAGACAGCCTGAAAGGCTTCTTCCTGGATGTGCACATGAGCCCTGCCCATCTTCCTATGCTTAACTCAATACTCGAACCACTGGCCAGTATCAAAGTGCGCAGCGGGGAGCTGGACACGATGATCCTCCGCGCCATAGGTCGCGATTACGTTTCCCTCGGAGAAATGCAAATGCAATACAGGAATCTTAATATCCAATTCCTGAAAAATGGAATTGAGGAAAAGACGACATTCGTAACACGCTTCATTACCTGGGCCGCCAATCACCTGGTGCTTCGAAAACATAATGCAAAAAGAACAGGCACTGTGTATTTCCCCCGTTTCCGCGACCGCTCCATTTTCAATTACTGGGTGAAGATGACACTCAGTGGTGCGGCCAGCAGTGTTGGCGTAAAGAAAAACCGCAAACTCCTCAAACGTTACCACAAGGCGCTCAAAAAAAATGAGTTGCCTGCTATTCAATATTTTGAATAA
- the metG gene encoding methionine--tRNA ligase — MTDFKRYLVTAALPYANGPVHIGHLAGCYLPSDIYVRYKRARKTDIKFICGSDEHGVPINLRARKEGVTPQQVVDKYNAIIKDSFEKMGISFDIYSRTSNKVHHETAQAFFKKLYDEKLFEEKETEQFFDEKAGLFLADRYIMGTCPVCGNENAYGDQCERCGTSLSPEQLINPRSSLSDAIPVKKKTKHWYFPLQNYEPWLKEWILDGHKEWKNNVYGQCKSWIENGLQSRAMTRDSDWGVKVPLPGTEGKVLYVWFDAPIGYISATKELTDKWEDYWCREDSRLIHFIGKDNIVFHCIIFPSMLKAHGGFVVPDNVPANEFLNIEGEKVSTSRNWAVWIDEYVKDFPDQQDLLRYVLCANAPETKDNDFTWREFADRVNNELVASFGNFENRTFVLMHKLCSGKVPVLHTDILTEEDKAMLAEFEIAKGKVEAHLEQFRFRDALAEVIELSSKGNKYLQNKEPWKVEKKLAENPALQKDIDNCLHICLQLTANLAILINPFLPFTAQKMIHKMKVVDKMLEWENAGKTKLLSVGYSLRAPELLFNKIEEDTVKAQVEKLHANMVKPTSSTAPAATPTAATVKPAIQFDDFAKIDLRTGTILSAEKVAKADKLLKLEVDLGFEKRTIVSGIALHYNPEDIVGKQVVVVANLAPRKMKGIESNGMILMAEDAAGKLHFVKPENVVDPGSGVS; from the coding sequence ATGACAGATTTTAAAAGATACTTAGTTACAGCAGCGCTGCCCTACGCAAACGGCCCCGTGCATATTGGTCACCTTGCAGGCTGCTACCTCCCTTCAGATATCTATGTACGTTACAAGCGTGCCCGCAAAACTGATATCAAATTCATTTGCGGATCGGATGAGCATGGCGTACCCATCAATCTCCGGGCCAGGAAGGAGGGAGTTACTCCACAGCAGGTAGTTGATAAATACAATGCCATCATCAAAGACAGCTTTGAGAAGATGGGCATTTCCTTCGATATTTACAGCCGTACCTCCAATAAAGTGCACCACGAGACTGCACAGGCTTTCTTCAAAAAATTGTACGACGAGAAACTTTTCGAGGAAAAAGAAACCGAACAGTTCTTCGATGAAAAAGCCGGCCTCTTCCTTGCGGACCGCTACATCATGGGCACCTGCCCGGTTTGCGGCAATGAGAACGCTTACGGAGACCAGTGTGAGCGCTGCGGCACCAGCCTCAGTCCCGAACAGCTCATCAATCCGCGCAGCTCACTCAGCGACGCCATCCCTGTAAAGAAAAAGACCAAACACTGGTATTTCCCCTTACAGAACTATGAGCCCTGGCTCAAAGAATGGATCCTGGATGGTCATAAGGAATGGAAGAATAACGTATATGGACAATGCAAAAGCTGGATCGAGAACGGCCTTCAAAGCCGCGCCATGACCCGCGACTCCGACTGGGGCGTGAAAGTACCCCTCCCCGGCACCGAAGGCAAAGTACTCTACGTTTGGTTTGATGCTCCCATCGGCTATATCTCCGCCACCAAAGAACTGACAGATAAATGGGAAGACTATTGGTGCAGGGAGGATTCAAGACTGATCCATTTCATCGGAAAGGACAATATCGTTTTCCATTGTATCATCTTCCCCAGCATGCTCAAAGCGCATGGCGGATTTGTAGTGCCCGATAATGTGCCTGCCAATGAATTCCTCAACATCGAGGGAGAAAAAGTATCCACTTCCCGCAACTGGGCCGTTTGGATAGATGAATACGTGAAAGATTTTCCGGACCAGCAGGACCTCCTGCGCTATGTACTCTGCGCCAACGCACCGGAAACAAAAGACAATGATTTCACCTGGAGAGAATTTGCTGACAGGGTGAACAATGAACTGGTGGCTTCTTTCGGAAACTTCGAGAACCGCACTTTTGTTCTGATGCATAAACTCTGCAGCGGAAAAGTCCCCGTATTGCATACTGACATTCTCACTGAAGAAGATAAAGCAATGCTGGCGGAATTCGAGATCGCCAAAGGCAAAGTGGAAGCCCACCTGGAACAATTCAGGTTCAGGGACGCACTCGCTGAAGTGATCGAGCTGAGCAGCAAAGGCAATAAATACCTGCAGAACAAAGAGCCCTGGAAGGTGGAGAAGAAACTGGCCGAAAACCCGGCACTGCAAAAGGATATCGACAACTGCCTGCATATCTGCCTGCAACTGACCGCCAACCTCGCTATCCTCATCAATCCCTTCCTGCCATTCACCGCACAAAAGATGATCCACAAAATGAAAGTGGTAGACAAAATGCTGGAATGGGAGAATGCAGGAAAAACAAAACTACTGAGTGTTGGCTATTCGCTTCGTGCTCCTGAATTGCTCTTCAATAAGATCGAAGAAGATACCGTAAAAGCACAGGTGGAAAAGCTGCACGCCAATATGGTGAAGCCCACCTCTTCTACTGCTCCCGCAGCTACGCCTACAGCCGCAACAGTAAAACCTGCCATTCAGTTCGACGACTTTGCAAAGATCGATCTCAGAACAGGCACCATCCTTTCTGCAGAGAAAGTGGCAAAAGCAGACAAGCTGTTAAAACTGGAAGTGGACCTCGGCTTCGAAAAGCGTACAATCGTGTCCGGTATAGCCCTTCACTACAACCCTGAAGACATTGTTGGTAAACAGGTGGTGGTAGTGGCCAATCTTGCTCCACGCAAGATGAAAGGCATCGAAAGCAATGGCATGATCCTGATGGCAGAGGACGCAGCAGGAAAACTGCATTTCGTAAAACCTGAAAATGTTGTAGATCCCGGCTCAGGCGTTAGCTGA
- a CDS encoding S66 peptidase family protein — protein MNRKHFLRSLTLAGASLPVIPSIPALAAAEQAVSSEALPAIPPYLKPGDTIGITCPAGYITPDSIKPAIQQMESWGYKVRPGKTVGMRDFTFGGRDQDRFQDFQEMLDDPSLKAIMCARGGYGMVRIIDQLNFSGFVQQPKWIIGFSDITVMHCHLSANYPVASIHSKMCNSFPDDWSKADPLQQDTILSIRRALSGEKMEYKTPPSAFNRMGMAEGLLVGGNLKTIESLSGSASSINTKGRILFVEDTGEYLYSIDRMFWNLKRAGKLSDLAALVVGGFKVKPDDPGEEFGRTVIDIVMEKVKEFKYPVCFDFPVGHQKNNFALKCGVIHQLTVGTEGVELKEKR, from the coding sequence ATGAACCGTAAACATTTCCTTCGCTCCCTTACCCTGGCCGGCGCCAGTTTGCCGGTGATCCCGTCCATTCCGGCCCTCGCAGCAGCAGAGCAGGCTGTTTCTTCTGAAGCATTGCCGGCAATTCCTCCCTACCTGAAACCCGGAGATACCATTGGCATCACCTGCCCGGCGGGATACATTACGCCCGATTCCATCAAACCTGCCATTCAGCAAATGGAAAGCTGGGGGTATAAAGTTCGTCCGGGCAAGACCGTGGGCATGCGGGATTTTACATTCGGAGGGAGAGACCAGGACCGGTTCCAGGATTTCCAGGAGATGCTGGATGATCCTTCTCTCAAAGCGATCATGTGTGCCCGCGGAGGATATGGTATGGTGCGCATCATCGATCAGCTTAATTTTTCCGGCTTTGTGCAACAACCCAAATGGATCATCGGGTTCAGCGATATTACTGTTATGCATTGCCACCTGAGCGCTAACTATCCCGTTGCCAGTATCCATTCCAAAATGTGCAACAGTTTTCCAGATGATTGGAGCAAGGCTGATCCACTTCAGCAAGACACAATCCTGAGCATTCGACGTGCGTTGTCTGGTGAAAAAATGGAATACAAAACACCGCCATCGGCTTTCAATCGGATGGGGATGGCAGAAGGACTACTGGTTGGCGGCAATCTCAAAACCATCGAGAGCCTGAGCGGCAGCGCTTCCAGTATCAATACCAAAGGCAGGATACTGTTTGTGGAAGATACAGGTGAATACCTCTACAGCATCGACCGCATGTTCTGGAATCTGAAGCGGGCCGGTAAACTGTCTGACCTGGCAGCGCTGGTGGTTGGGGGCTTCAAAGTAAAGCCCGACGATCCCGGAGAGGAATTCGGCAGAACGGTGATCGATATCGTGATGGAGAAAGTGAAGGAGTTTAAGTATCCGGTTTGTTTTGATTTCCCGGTTGGGCATCAGAAGAATAATTTCGCGCTGAAATGTGGCGTAATACATCAGTTGACTGTGGGAACAGAAGGTGTGGAACTGAAGGAGAAAAGATAA
- a CDS encoding type II toxin-antitoxin system HigB family toxin: protein MKKVHLVKEETLKKYVKESAVLRSAARHWLFVLGKARWQVPSDLKSDFGAADFLGNGSCRVVFDLGGNKFRMICKYEFGRKFVHLYIRWIGTHAAYDELCKKNLQYTIQAF, encoded by the coding sequence ATGAAGAAGGTTCATTTGGTAAAGGAGGAGACCCTGAAAAAATATGTGAAAGAGAGTGCTGTATTAAGGAGCGCTGCTAGGCATTGGCTATTTGTTTTAGGAAAAGCCCGCTGGCAGGTCCCGTCAGATCTGAAGTCTGACTTTGGAGCTGCAGATTTTCTCGGAAACGGATCTTGCAGGGTTGTATTTGATCTGGGAGGGAATAAATTCAGGATGATCTGCAAGTATGAATTCGGAAGAAAGTTTGTGCATTTGTACATCAGGTGGATTGGTACGCATGCGGCTTATGATGAGCTTTGTAAAAAGAACTTACAGTATACTATTCAAGCATTCTAA
- a CDS encoding helix-turn-helix domain-containing protein, producing the protein MEIQLPFKVIKDYKQYIEYCNILEQYTDMKKHSEAQEDIIELLTVLIEAYDREQDAEEDQEPIDPVSSLKFVMEQNRMKAADLAKELGVSKSLVSDILHYRRGFSKSFIRKLGMRFSFRQELWNRPYKLNPSTRSAKSSKAAKAVKSGKVSKKTKPTNGILAKSAKPVSRKKASASSKKNVVK; encoded by the coding sequence ATGGAAATACAACTCCCATTTAAAGTTATCAAAGATTATAAACAATATATTGAGTATTGTAATATTCTTGAGCAATATACAGATATGAAAAAACATTCTGAAGCTCAGGAAGATATTATTGAACTACTTACAGTGCTTATTGAAGCATATGACAGAGAACAGGATGCTGAAGAAGATCAGGAGCCCATCGATCCTGTATCATCCCTCAAATTTGTGATGGAGCAGAACCGGATGAAGGCTGCTGATCTGGCAAAGGAATTAGGAGTAAGCAAGAGCCTCGTATCTGATATCCTTCATTACCGCCGTGGTTTTTCCAAATCGTTCATCCGCAAACTGGGCATGCGTTTTAGTTTCAGGCAGGAGTTATGGAACAGACCTTATAAGCTCAATCCTTCAACTAGATCTGCTAAAAGTTCAAAAGCAGCAAAGGCCGTCAAATCCGGTAAGGTTTCAAAAAAGACAAAACCAACAAATGGGATTTTGGCCAAATCAGCAAAGCCAGTCAGCCGCAAAAAAGCTTCTGCATCTTCCAAAAAAAACGTTGTAAAATGA